The following are encoded together in the Monodelphis domestica isolate mMonDom1 chromosome 5, mMonDom1.pri, whole genome shotgun sequence genome:
- the MRPL42 gene encoding 39S ribosomal protein L42, mitochondrial — translation MALAAMQSAFYRTVLAHAATFHRHIMLQKGSPLGCVCHKSTYSPLPDDYNCKVELALSSDGRTIICYHPAVDIPYEHTKPIIRPDPVDNQEETHDQMLKSRLKACGNTTEQGPMIEELSKLFFTTKHRWYPRGQYHQRRRKLNPPKER, via the exons ATGGCCTTGGCGGCCATGCAGTCAGCCTTCTACAGAACTGTGCTGGCACATGCAGCCACCTTCCACCGGCACATTATGCTGCAGA AAGGATCTCCTCTAGGTTGTGTTTGTCATAAATCAACATATTCACCTCTTCCAGATGACTACAATTG CAAGGTGGAACTTGCTTTATCATCAGATGGCAGAACGATAATCTGTTACCATCCTGCTGTGGACATTCCTTATGAGCATACCAAA CCTATAATTCGACCAGATCCTGTGGATAACCAAGAAGAAACACATGATCAAATGCTGAAATCCAGATTAAAAGCCTGTGGAAATACTACTGAGCAAGGACCCATGATAGAAGAGCTTAGCAAACTGTTCTTCACTACTAAGCACCGCTGGTATCCACGTGGACA gtATCATCAACGGCGAAGGAAACTCAATCCTCCGAAAGAGAGATGA